One part of the Thermococcus litoralis DSM 5473 genome encodes these proteins:
- a CDS encoding ABC transporter ATP-binding protein — translation MESILKVENLKKYFPVKRTILETLRKEPQKYVKAVDGISFEVRKGETLALIGESGCGKTTTGRVILRLIEPTDGKIIFDGVDITHLDYEALRPYRRRMQMVFQDPYASLSPRMKIGDAIAHPLLIHNLATKEEAREMALKMLRRVGLTPEEEFYERYPHHLSGGQRQRVVIARAMILKPEFVVADEAVSMIDVSMRASILELLESFKKEYHLSMLFITHDIAVAKLIADRIAVMYLGKIVEVGPTEEVLKNPAHPYTMALIQAVPSIVKREKKKRIEITGEVPNAVNPPSGCRFHPRCPLMTEECRTKEPELVEISKEHFVACYHPLV, via the coding sequence ATGGAAAGCATACTCAAAGTTGAAAACCTCAAGAAATATTTCCCAGTCAAGAGGACTATTCTGGAAACCCTCAGAAAAGAACCTCAAAAATACGTCAAAGCTGTGGATGGAATAAGTTTTGAGGTGAGAAAAGGTGAAACCCTCGCGTTAATTGGAGAAAGTGGGTGCGGGAAAACTACCACGGGCAGGGTTATTCTAAGACTTATTGAGCCCACCGATGGAAAGATAATCTTTGATGGGGTAGACATTACTCACCTCGACTACGAGGCGTTGAGACCCTACAGGAGAAGAATGCAAATGGTTTTCCAGGATCCGTATGCAAGTCTGAGTCCAAGAATGAAAATTGGAGATGCAATCGCTCATCCACTTTTGATTCACAACCTAGCGACAAAAGAAGAAGCAAGAGAAATGGCCCTAAAAATGCTTCGCAGAGTGGGCTTAACGCCAGAAGAGGAGTTTTACGAAAGATATCCCCACCATTTGAGTGGTGGGCAAAGACAGAGGGTTGTCATAGCTAGAGCCATGATACTGAAACCAGAGTTCGTAGTTGCGGATGAAGCAGTATCCATGATTGATGTTTCAATGAGAGCCTCCATCTTGGAACTTCTTGAGAGCTTTAAGAAGGAATACCACCTAAGCATGCTTTTCATAACACACGACATAGCCGTTGCAAAGCTCATAGCTGATAGAATAGCTGTTATGTACCTGGGAAAAATTGTGGAAGTAGGACCAACAGAGGAAGTTCTCAAAAATCCAGCCCATCCATACACAATGGCACTAATTCAAGCCGTTCCTTCAATCGTTAAAAGGGAAAAGAAAAAGAGGATAGAGATAACAGGTGAAGTTCCCAATGCGGTTAATCCTCCAAGTGGATGCAGATTCCACCCAAGATGCCCACTTATGACAGAAGAATGCAGAACAAAGGAACCAGAACTTGTAGAAATAAGCAAAGAACACTTTGTTGCCTGTTATCATCCTCTTGTCTAA
- a CDS encoding DUF5615 family PIN-like protein, giving the protein MRRKSPKFIADMMLGRLARWLRLYGYDTLYGIENDEEILKVAKEEGRVILTRDEDLAKRCENAILIKSNKFEEQVKQLMELGFEFKELFPENARCPKCNGLIRRVKKEEIKGKVPEGVYEDYDEFYICTQCGQIYWPGRQWKEMVKIDRKLRNLKENK; this is encoded by the coding sequence ATGAGAAGAAAAAGCCCAAAGTTTATTGCCGACATGATGCTCGGAAGGCTGGCAAGATGGCTTAGGTTATACGGTTACGACACGCTCTACGGGATAGAGAATGACGAGGAAATTCTGAAGGTTGCTAAAGAAGAAGGCAGAGTAATTCTGACGAGGGACGAAGACCTTGCAAAGAGGTGTGAGAATGCAATTCTTATAAAATCCAATAAGTTTGAAGAGCAGGTAAAGCAGCTTATGGAGTTGGGCTTTGAGTTTAAAGAGTTATTTCCAGAAAATGCACGATGCCCAAAGTGTAATGGGCTAATAAGAAGGGTCAAAAAAGAAGAAATCAAGGGGAAAGTGCCAGAAGGCGTTTATGAAGATTACGATGAATTTTACATCTGCACTCAGTGTGGTCAAATCTACTGGCCGGGAAGGCAGTGGAAAGAGATGGTAAAAATAGATAGAAAGTTGAGAAACCTGAAGGAAAATAAATAG